Part of the Fodinicola acaciae genome is shown below.
GTCGGTGACCTGTTCTGGAAGCTCTGCCACGTGTCCCCAATCTCTGTACGTTGTACGGAGATTATAGACAGACTTTCCCTGGACCGTAAAGGCAGATAACCTATGCACAGATAATCTATGTAGAGGTTATATGGAGGACGCGATGTGGACGTACGAGCACAGTGTCGAGACGACCGCGCAGCCGGCGGCGATCTGGCGGCTGTGGGCCGACGTGGCGCACTGGGGTGACTGGAACGCGGAGATCGAGGCGGTCGAGATCCACGGACCGTTCGCCGAAGGCACCGAGATCGTCATGACGCCGCCCGGCATCCGGCTCACCCTCGCCGAGGTGGTCGAGAACGACCGCTTCGTCGACGAGGCGCGCGTCGACGGGATGGTGATCCGCACGATGCACCGGATCGGCGACGGCAGGGTCACGTATCGGATGGAGATCAGCGGACCGGCCGGTGCGCAGGTGGGGCCGCAGATCACCGCCGACTGGCCACAGACGATGGCGGCACTGGTGAAGCTCGCGGAGAACGGATGACGCTCAAGCCGGGTGAGAGCCCTGGTTTCCTGCTCTGGCACGTCACGCTGCGCTGGCAGCGCCAGGTGGTCGCCGCGCTGGCCCCGCTCGGTCTGACGCATGTCCAGTTCGTGCTGCTGGCCTGCACGTGGTGGCTCAACGAGAGCGGTGAGCATCCCAACCAGCTGGCGGTGGCGACGCAGGCGGGCACGGATCCGAAGATGACCTCGCAGGTCGTCCGTACGCTGGTCGACAAGGGCCTGGTGGA
Proteins encoded:
- a CDS encoding SRPBCC family protein codes for the protein MWTYEHSVETTAQPAAIWRLWADVAHWGDWNAEIEAVEIHGPFAEGTEIVMTPPGIRLTLAEVVENDRFVDEARVDGMVIRTMHRIGDGRVTYRMEISGPAGAQVGPQITADWPQTMAALVKLAENG
- a CDS encoding MarR family winged helix-turn-helix transcriptional regulator — protein: MTLKPGESPGFLLWHVTLRWQRQVVAALAPLGLTHVQFVLLACTWWLNESGEHPNQLAVATQAGTDPKMTSQVVRTLVDKGLVEREIDPADTRAKRLRVTPRGAELAPRAIAVVEQVDAEFFRGVRAKDALDLLTTLAR